A genomic window from Bubalus bubalis isolate 160015118507 breed Murrah chromosome 11, NDDB_SH_1, whole genome shotgun sequence includes:
- the TSSK4 gene encoding testis-specific serine/threonine-protein kinase 4 isoform X1, with protein sequence MGKGDVEASPTSAYRSVMEEYGYEVGKVIGNGSYGTVYEAYYTKQKVMVAVKIISKKKASEDYLNKFLPREIQVMKVLRHKYLINFYQAIETTSRVYIILELAQGGDVLEWIQRYGACSEPLAGKWFSQLTLGIAYLHSKGIVHRLSAAGRDLKLENLLLDKRENVKISDFGFAKMVPSNQSVRNSPSYRQMNCFSHLSQTYCGSFAYACPEILLGLPYNPFLSDTWSMGVILYTLVVARLPFDDTNLKKLLKETQKEVTFPPNYAISQECKNLILQMLHQAPKRATILDIIKDPWVLKFQPEQPTHEIRLLEAMCQPPSTTNRHQSLEIST encoded by the exons ATGGGGAAGGGAGACGTGGAAGCATCACCCACCTCGGCCTACCGCTCTGTCATGGAGGAGTATGGTTACGAAGTGGGCAAAGTCATTGGCAATGGCTCCTATGGGACAGTGTATGAGGCTTACTACACAAAGCAGAAGGTCATGGTGGCTGTCAAGATCATCTCGAAGAAGAAGGCCTCTGAGGACTATCTTAACAAGTTCCTGCCCCGTGAGATACAG GTGATGAAGGTCCTGCGGCACAAGTATCTCATCAACTTCTATCAGGCCATCGAGACCACATCCCGGGTCTACATCATTCTGGAGCTGGCTCAGGGTGGTGACGTTCTTGAGTGGATCCAGCGCTACGGGGCCTGCTCTGAGCCCCTTGCTGGAAAGTGGTTCTCCCAGCTGACCCTGGGCATCGCCTACCTGCACAGCAAGGGCATCGTGCACCG CCTTTCTGCTGCTGGTAGGGACTTAAAGTTGGAGAACCTGCTGCTGGACAAGCGGGAGAACGTGAAGATATCGGACTTTGGCTTCGCCAAGATGGTGCCTTCCAACCAGTCTGTGCGGAATAGCCCTTCCTACCGCCAAATGAACTGCTTCAGCCACCTCAGCCAGACCTACTGTGGCAGCTTTGCTTATGCCTGCCCAGAGATCTTGCTAGGCTTGCCCTACAACCCCTTCCTGTCTGACACCTGGAGCATGGGCGTCATCCTCTACACTCTGGTGGTCGCCCGTCTACCCTTTGATGACACCAATCTCAAGAAGCTGCTGAAAGAGACTCAGAAGGAGGTCACTTTTCCACCTAACTATGCCATCTCCCAGGAGTGCAAG AACCTGATCCTCCAGATGCTACACCAAGCCCCCAAGCGTGCCACCATCCTGGACATCATCAAGGATCCCTGGGTGCTGAAGTTCCAGCCTGAGCAACCCACCCATGAGATCAGGCTACTCGAGGCCATGTGCCAGCCCCCCAGCACCACTAATCGTCACCAGTCCTTGGAAATCAGTACCTGA
- the TSSK4 gene encoding testis-specific serine/threonine-protein kinase 4 isoform X3, giving the protein MGKGDVEASPTSAYRSVMEEYGYEVGKVIGNGSYGTVYEAYYTKQKVMVAVKIISKKKASEDYLNKFLPREIQVMKVLRHKYLINFYQAIETTSRVYIILELAQGGDVLEWIQRYGACSEPLAGKWFSQLTLGIAYLHSKGIVHRLSAAGRDLKLENLLLDKRENVKISDFGFAKMVPSNQSVRNSPSYRQMNCFSHLSQTYCGSFAYACPEILLGLPYNPFLSDTWSMGVILYTLVVARLPFDDTNLKKLLKETQKEVTFPPNYAISQECKVQLLIACVAQ; this is encoded by the exons ATGGGGAAGGGAGACGTGGAAGCATCACCCACCTCGGCCTACCGCTCTGTCATGGAGGAGTATGGTTACGAAGTGGGCAAAGTCATTGGCAATGGCTCCTATGGGACAGTGTATGAGGCTTACTACACAAAGCAGAAGGTCATGGTGGCTGTCAAGATCATCTCGAAGAAGAAGGCCTCTGAGGACTATCTTAACAAGTTCCTGCCCCGTGAGATACAG GTGATGAAGGTCCTGCGGCACAAGTATCTCATCAACTTCTATCAGGCCATCGAGACCACATCCCGGGTCTACATCATTCTGGAGCTGGCTCAGGGTGGTGACGTTCTTGAGTGGATCCAGCGCTACGGGGCCTGCTCTGAGCCCCTTGCTGGAAAGTGGTTCTCCCAGCTGACCCTGGGCATCGCCTACCTGCACAGCAAGGGCATCGTGCACCG CCTTTCTGCTGCTGGTAGGGACTTAAAGTTGGAGAACCTGCTGCTGGACAAGCGGGAGAACGTGAAGATATCGGACTTTGGCTTCGCCAAGATGGTGCCTTCCAACCAGTCTGTGCGGAATAGCCCTTCCTACCGCCAAATGAACTGCTTCAGCCACCTCAGCCAGACCTACTGTGGCAGCTTTGCTTATGCCTGCCCAGAGATCTTGCTAGGCTTGCCCTACAACCCCTTCCTGTCTGACACCTGGAGCATGGGCGTCATCCTCTACACTCTGGTGGTCGCCCGTCTACCCTTTGATGACACCAATCTCAAGAAGCTGCTGAAAGAGACTCAGAAGGAGGTCACTTTTCCACCTAACTATGCCATCTCCCAGGAGTGCAAG GTCCAGCTGCTCATTGCCTGTGTGGCACAGTAG
- the TSSK4 gene encoding testis-specific serine/threonine-protein kinase 4 isoform X2: MGKGDVEASPTSAYRSVMEEYGYEVGKVIGNGSYGTVYEAYYTKQKVMVAVKIISKKKASEDYLNKFLPREIQVMKVLRHKYLINFYQAIETTSRVYIILELAQGGDVLEWIQRYGACSEPLAGKWFSQLTLGIAYLHSKGIVHRDLKLENLLLDKRENVKISDFGFAKMVPSNQSVRNSPSYRQMNCFSHLSQTYCGSFAYACPEILLGLPYNPFLSDTWSMGVILYTLVVARLPFDDTNLKKLLKETQKEVTFPPNYAISQECKNLILQMLHQAPKRATILDIIKDPWVLKFQPEQPTHEIRLLEAMCQPPSTTNRHQSLEIST; this comes from the exons ATGGGGAAGGGAGACGTGGAAGCATCACCCACCTCGGCCTACCGCTCTGTCATGGAGGAGTATGGTTACGAAGTGGGCAAAGTCATTGGCAATGGCTCCTATGGGACAGTGTATGAGGCTTACTACACAAAGCAGAAGGTCATGGTGGCTGTCAAGATCATCTCGAAGAAGAAGGCCTCTGAGGACTATCTTAACAAGTTCCTGCCCCGTGAGATACAG GTGATGAAGGTCCTGCGGCACAAGTATCTCATCAACTTCTATCAGGCCATCGAGACCACATCCCGGGTCTACATCATTCTGGAGCTGGCTCAGGGTGGTGACGTTCTTGAGTGGATCCAGCGCTACGGGGCCTGCTCTGAGCCCCTTGCTGGAAAGTGGTTCTCCCAGCTGACCCTGGGCATCGCCTACCTGCACAGCAAGGGCATCGTGCACCG GGACTTAAAGTTGGAGAACCTGCTGCTGGACAAGCGGGAGAACGTGAAGATATCGGACTTTGGCTTCGCCAAGATGGTGCCTTCCAACCAGTCTGTGCGGAATAGCCCTTCCTACCGCCAAATGAACTGCTTCAGCCACCTCAGCCAGACCTACTGTGGCAGCTTTGCTTATGCCTGCCCAGAGATCTTGCTAGGCTTGCCCTACAACCCCTTCCTGTCTGACACCTGGAGCATGGGCGTCATCCTCTACACTCTGGTGGTCGCCCGTCTACCCTTTGATGACACCAATCTCAAGAAGCTGCTGAAAGAGACTCAGAAGGAGGTCACTTTTCCACCTAACTATGCCATCTCCCAGGAGTGCAAG AACCTGATCCTCCAGATGCTACACCAAGCCCCCAAGCGTGCCACCATCCTGGACATCATCAAGGATCCCTGGGTGCTGAAGTTCCAGCCTGAGCAACCCACCCATGAGATCAGGCTACTCGAGGCCATGTGCCAGCCCCCCAGCACCACTAATCGTCACCAGTCCTTGGAAATCAGTACCTGA
- the TSSK4 gene encoding testis-specific serine/threonine-protein kinase 4 isoform X4, whose protein sequence is MLQQKIGEVMKVLRHKYLINFYQAIETTSRVYIILELAQGGDVLEWIQRYGACSEPLAGKWFSQLTLGIAYLHSKGIVHRLSAAGRDLKLENLLLDKRENVKISDFGFAKMVPSNQSVRNSPSYRQMNCFSHLSQTYCGSFAYACPEILLGLPYNPFLSDTWSMGVILYTLVVARLPFDDTNLKKLLKETQKEVTFPPNYAISQECKNLILQMLHQAPKRATILDIIKDPWVLKFQPEQPTHEIRLLEAMCQPPSTTNRHQSLEIST, encoded by the exons GTGATGAAGGTCCTGCGGCACAAGTATCTCATCAACTTCTATCAGGCCATCGAGACCACATCCCGGGTCTACATCATTCTGGAGCTGGCTCAGGGTGGTGACGTTCTTGAGTGGATCCAGCGCTACGGGGCCTGCTCTGAGCCCCTTGCTGGAAAGTGGTTCTCCCAGCTGACCCTGGGCATCGCCTACCTGCACAGCAAGGGCATCGTGCACCG CCTTTCTGCTGCTGGTAGGGACTTAAAGTTGGAGAACCTGCTGCTGGACAAGCGGGAGAACGTGAAGATATCGGACTTTGGCTTCGCCAAGATGGTGCCTTCCAACCAGTCTGTGCGGAATAGCCCTTCCTACCGCCAAATGAACTGCTTCAGCCACCTCAGCCAGACCTACTGTGGCAGCTTTGCTTATGCCTGCCCAGAGATCTTGCTAGGCTTGCCCTACAACCCCTTCCTGTCTGACACCTGGAGCATGGGCGTCATCCTCTACACTCTGGTGGTCGCCCGTCTACCCTTTGATGACACCAATCTCAAGAAGCTGCTGAAAGAGACTCAGAAGGAGGTCACTTTTCCACCTAACTATGCCATCTCCCAGGAGTGCAAG AACCTGATCCTCCAGATGCTACACCAAGCCCCCAAGCGTGCCACCATCCTGGACATCATCAAGGATCCCTGGGTGCTGAAGTTCCAGCCTGAGCAACCCACCCATGAGATCAGGCTACTCGAGGCCATGTGCCAGCCCCCCAGCACCACTAATCGTCACCAGTCCTTGGAAATCAGTACCTGA